The following are from one region of the Achromobacter xylosoxidans genome:
- a CDS encoding ribulose-bisphosphate carboxylase large subunit family protein, translated as MNSQSFSATYLIETPLDPARVAEIMAGEQSCGTFTRVQGETDELRARARARIESIEPLESVSAPSLPNAWLARQPGGMPGRYQRARVRIAFPVANVGANLPTLAATVGGNLYDLGEVTGLRLESMELPANYRAQFDMPRAGIAGTRQLTGVAHGPLIGTIIKPNVGLSPEQTAHLAAQLCAAGVDFIKDDEVCANPAHAPLAQRVAAVMAVVRAHRERTGRQVMVAFNISDETDAMRRHADLIEREGGTCVMASLNHCGYSAIQTLRRGTPLALHGHRNGYGALSRAPLLGVGFQAYQTLWRLAGVDHMHVHGLQGKFAQEDAEVVESARDCLASLTPGIDDPVMPAFSSGQWAGTVPATWAAVRCDDLLFMSGGGILAHPDGPAAGVLSIRQAWQAMRDGERLEDYARNAPELRRAIERFGGRA; from the coding sequence ATGAATTCCCAATCGTTTAGCGCCACCTACCTGATCGAAACCCCGCTGGACCCCGCAAGGGTCGCGGAGATCATGGCCGGCGAGCAATCCTGCGGCACCTTTACCCGGGTGCAGGGCGAAACCGACGAGCTGCGCGCCCGTGCCCGCGCGCGCATCGAGTCCATCGAGCCCCTGGAATCCGTGTCCGCGCCCAGCCTGCCCAACGCCTGGCTGGCGCGCCAGCCGGGCGGCATGCCCGGCCGCTACCAGCGCGCCCGCGTGCGCATCGCCTTTCCCGTCGCCAACGTCGGCGCCAACCTGCCGACGCTGGCTGCCACGGTAGGCGGCAACCTGTACGACCTGGGCGAAGTCACCGGGCTGCGCCTGGAAAGCATGGAGCTGCCGGCCAACTACCGCGCCCAATTCGACATGCCGCGCGCGGGCATCGCCGGCACGCGCCAACTGACCGGCGTGGCCCACGGTCCGCTGATAGGCACCATCATCAAGCCCAACGTCGGCCTGTCGCCCGAACAGACCGCGCACCTGGCGGCCCAGCTGTGCGCCGCGGGCGTGGACTTCATCAAGGACGACGAGGTCTGCGCCAACCCCGCCCACGCGCCGCTGGCCCAGCGCGTCGCCGCCGTCATGGCGGTGGTGCGCGCGCACCGCGAACGCACCGGGCGCCAGGTCATGGTGGCGTTCAACATCAGCGACGAAACCGACGCCATGCGCCGCCACGCAGACCTGATTGAACGCGAAGGCGGCACCTGCGTCATGGCCAGCCTGAACCATTGCGGCTACTCGGCCATCCAGACCCTGCGCCGCGGCACGCCGCTGGCGCTGCATGGACATCGCAACGGCTACGGCGCGCTGTCTCGTGCCCCCTTGCTGGGCGTGGGCTTCCAGGCCTACCAGACGCTATGGCGACTGGCCGGCGTGGACCATATGCACGTGCACGGCCTGCAGGGCAAGTTCGCCCAGGAAGACGCCGAAGTCGTCGAGTCGGCGCGCGACTGCCTGGCCTCGCTGACTCCCGGGATCGACGACCCCGTCATGCCAGCATTCTCGTCCGGACAATGGGCCGGCACCGTGCCCGCCACCTGGGCCGCCGTGCGCTGCGACGATCTGCTGTTCATGTCCGGCGGCGGCATCCTCGCCCACCCAGACGGCCCCGCCGCGGGCGTGCTCAGCATCCGCCAGGCCTGGCAGGCCATGCGCGACGGCGAGCGCCTGGAAGACTACGCGCGCAACGCGCCGGAACTGCGCCGCGCCATCGAGCGCTTCGGCGGCCGCGCATGA
- a CDS encoding four-carbon acid sugar kinase family protein, which translates to MNSAAQEETRPRLGWYGDDFTGATDTLAETARAGLRSLLFLGVPTQEQLERAGPLDAIGIAGAARGMTPADMQAELRAVGRYMAGAGVRVLHYKCCSTFDSAPHVGSIGAAVRELRRHMPNPLVPIVGGQPSIGRYCSFAQLFARAGSAPEIHRIDRHPVMSAHPVTPMHEADLRLHLAAQGLADIRSLPHTAYPRLRRAADAPLLDDWMNQVIDSTDGPLLLDLVDEEQLAIIGRLIWRAASCLPLLAVGPSSVQQALARAMPTGGTSAAAAPLQAASGPVLAVAGSLSPVTARQIAACRQYQRQPLQAERLLRDPAYAAQQAQLAAATLAQGRNVLAHTDRPAQPLAPHQTAATARATGQLVADIVRASAQAGARLSRIGIAGGDTSSQATLALGVWGLAFRCVLAPGVTVSLTRSDDPVTDGIELMLKGGQMGGDLLFDELASGQR; encoded by the coding sequence ATGAATTCAGCGGCGCAAGAAGAAACGCGGCCGCGGCTGGGCTGGTACGGCGACGACTTCACCGGCGCCACCGACACGCTGGCCGAAACCGCCCGCGCCGGCCTGCGCAGCCTGCTGTTCCTGGGCGTGCCCACGCAGGAACAACTGGAGCGCGCCGGGCCGCTGGACGCCATCGGCATCGCGGGCGCGGCGCGCGGCATGACGCCGGCCGACATGCAGGCCGAACTGCGCGCCGTGGGCCGCTACATGGCGGGCGCGGGCGTGCGCGTGCTGCACTACAAGTGCTGCTCCACCTTCGACAGCGCGCCGCATGTGGGCAGCATCGGCGCAGCCGTGCGCGAGCTGCGCCGCCACATGCCCAACCCGCTGGTGCCTATCGTGGGCGGGCAGCCCAGCATCGGCCGCTATTGCAGCTTCGCCCAGCTGTTCGCGCGCGCGGGGTCCGCGCCCGAGATCCACCGCATCGACCGCCATCCGGTCATGAGCGCGCATCCCGTCACCCCCATGCACGAGGCCGACCTGCGCCTGCACCTGGCGGCGCAGGGCTTGGCGGACATCCGCTCCTTGCCGCACACGGCCTACCCGCGCCTGCGGCGGGCGGCGGATGCGCCGCTGCTGGATGACTGGATGAACCAGGTCATCGACAGTACCGACGGGCCGCTGCTGCTGGATCTGGTCGACGAAGAACAGCTGGCCATCATCGGCCGCCTCATCTGGCGCGCGGCGTCCTGCCTGCCGCTGCTGGCGGTCGGCCCCAGCAGCGTGCAGCAGGCGCTGGCCCGCGCCATGCCAACCGGCGGCACAAGCGCCGCGGCCGCGCCGCTGCAAGCGGCCTCGGGTCCGGTGCTGGCGGTCGCCGGCAGCCTGTCTCCGGTCACGGCCAGGCAGATCGCCGCGTGCCGGCAGTACCAGCGCCAGCCGCTGCAGGCGGAACGGCTCTTGCGGGACCCTGCCTATGCCGCGCAACAGGCGCAGCTGGCCGCCGCCACGCTGGCACAGGGCCGCAACGTACTGGCGCACACCGACCGGCCCGCCCAGCCCCTCGCCCCGCATCAGACCGCTGCAACCGCCCGCGCCACCGGCCAACTGGTGGCGGACATCGTGCGCGCCAGCGCGCAAGCCGGCGCGCGCCTGTCGCGCATCGGCATCGCCGGCGGCGATACCTCCAGCCAGGCGACGCTGGCCCTGGGCGTCTGGGGCCTGGCGTTCCGCTGCGTGCTGGCGCCCGGCGTCACCGTCAGCCTGACGCGCAGCGACGACCCCGTGACCGACGGCATAGAGCTGATGCTCAAGGGCGGACAGATGGGCGGCGATCTGCTGTTCGATGAGTTGGCGTCGGGGCAGCGCTGA
- a CDS encoding VOC family protein: MSRFLGEIRQLGYVVHDIEAAMDYWSSTLGVGPWYYNPRVPIVNYQYDGARHEPHNSVALANSGFVQVELIQTRNDVPSMYRDFLQAGRTGLQHVAYWTESYDADLERLLAQGFKPKMSGEVGEKGRFIYFDTEYHPGTVIELSEVAGPKGRLFDLIRDSARDWDGKDPVRPFPDLNRI, translated from the coding sequence ATGAGTCGTTTCCTGGGCGAAATCCGCCAACTCGGTTATGTGGTGCACGACATCGAAGCCGCCATGGACTACTGGAGCAGCACGCTGGGCGTGGGCCCCTGGTACTACAACCCGCGCGTGCCCATCGTCAACTACCAGTACGACGGCGCGCGCCACGAACCGCACAACTCGGTAGCGCTGGCCAACTCCGGCTTCGTGCAGGTCGAACTGATCCAGACCCGCAACGACGTGCCCTCCATGTACCGCGACTTCCTGCAGGCCGGCCGCACCGGGCTGCAGCACGTGGCCTACTGGACCGAAAGCTACGACGCCGACCTGGAACGCCTGCTGGCGCAAGGCTTCAAGCCCAAGATGAGCGGCGAAGTGGGCGAGAAAGGCCGCTTCATCTACTTCGACACCGAGTATCACCCGGGCACCGTGATCGAACTGTCCGAAGTCGCCGGTCCCAAGGGCCGCCTGTTCGACCTGATCCGCGACAGCGCCCGCGATTGGGACGGCAAGGACCCCGTGCGCCCCTTTCCCGACCTCAACCGGATCTGA